In Desulfovibrio sp. 86, the following proteins share a genomic window:
- the truA gene encoding tRNA pseudouridine(38-40) synthase TruA encodes MRLRLLISYVGTGYSGWQIQEKPNPPPTVQGALEAALLQIAGQHVRVHGSGRTDSGVHAHGQVAHCDVPDARAGMDWRHSLNAVLPRDIRVLEAVRAAPDFHARKDALRKTYVYQFWQDRRFMPPHLRPFVWNCGPLDLDAMRSAIPSLLGTHDFAGLRNAGTDVENTERTLLDARLEQLPPCEFYPPHAPMLRLAVTADGFLKQMVRNMAGLLAACGQGKMLAEQIPALLAAHDRRALPSVTAPPEGLALACVEYATDLN; translated from the coding sequence ATGCGCCTCAGACTACTCATTTCCTACGTGGGCACGGGCTACAGCGGCTGGCAGATACAGGAAAAGCCCAACCCCCCGCCGACGGTTCAGGGCGCGCTTGAAGCCGCCCTGCTCCAGATCGCGGGGCAGCACGTACGCGTGCATGGCTCGGGCCGCACCGATTCCGGCGTGCACGCGCATGGGCAGGTGGCGCATTGCGACGTGCCTGACGCCCGAGCGGGGATGGACTGGCGGCACAGCCTCAATGCGGTGCTTCCGCGCGATATCCGCGTTCTGGAAGCTGTGCGGGCGGCACCGGATTTTCACGCCCGCAAGGACGCCCTGCGCAAAACCTATGTCTATCAGTTCTGGCAGGATCGGCGCTTTATGCCGCCCCATCTCCGCCCCTTTGTGTGGAACTGCGGCCCGCTGGATCTGGACGCCATGCGCAGCGCCATTCCCTCTCTGCTGGGCACGCACGACTTTGCCGGACTGCGCAATGCGGGCACTGATGTGGAAAATACCGAACGCACCCTGCTGGACGCCCGTCTGGAACAGCTGCCCCCCTGCGAATTTTATCCGCCCCACGCTCCCATGCTGCGTCTTGCCGTCACGGCTGACGGCTTTTTGAAGCAGATGGTGCGCAACATGGCCGGTCTTCTGGCCGCCTGCGGCCAGGGCAAGATGCTGGCGGAGCAGATACCGGCGCTGCTGGCGGCTCATGACCGTCGGGCGCTGCCCTCGGTGACGGCCCCTCCTGAAGGGCTGGCGCTCGCCTGCGTGGAATACGCAACGGATCTGAACTGA
- a CDS encoding MotE family protein: MTKQPPSATKLRLSKLFRWLAVLCFIKLSMLCMLLLDVPLPTWLGGAPSQTAFVPPADPLSEAAVMDKLTALVAASRQENAKSAEPVDLPATPQRAAGASPAHVAPSAEQGGAPDAGRASQNSPADRLAKDQAHAPQGSAAAKMAAAAQPRGAAAGGRVLDAEALPSPMMPAGVSPISHAAEQKLFTPPDISQPAPLAAPLAQPGVSAPAQASPDATTTAASKTSGEHSWLDALGRLPIPALGSVQAAHAAAQDMPVPQTPPLGQTTPFAPAAQTAPYSLPGVPDIPSNIPRGQGTDGAPLPPRGASGFGDSNAGSVPSLPMSSQTGVPAPPTPTVRPPQTPTDPNIKAQELARQQQDILMLRQQMDQRLKDMQSAEEKMKGMIREARGIEDEKIRRLVLTYTQMKPKAAAKALESMDERVAVRILTGMSPKQSGDILTYVNPAKTAKLTEIITRMKLPE, translated from the coding sequence ATGACGAAACAGCCACCCTCCGCTACAAAGCTCCGACTCTCTAAGCTGTTCCGCTGGCTGGCGGTGCTTTGCTTTATCAAGCTCTCCATGCTGTGCATGCTGCTTCTTGACGTGCCCCTGCCCACATGGCTTGGCGGCGCGCCCTCGCAAACGGCCTTTGTGCCTCCGGCGGACCCGCTTTCCGAGGCCGCTGTTATGGACAAGCTGACCGCGCTTGTGGCGGCCAGCCGTCAGGAAAACGCCAAAAGCGCCGAACCTGTGGATCTGCCCGCAACGCCGCAGCGCGCCGCAGGCGCATCCCCTGCGCACGTGGCCCCTTCCGCGGAACAGGGCGGGGCTCCTGACGCAGGTCGTGCATCCCAAAATTCGCCCGCTGACCGGCTTGCCAAAGACCAGGCCCATGCGCCGCAGGGCTCTGCCGCAGCCAAAATGGCGGCCGCCGCCCAACCGCGTGGCGCTGCCGCAGGGGGACGGGTACTGGATGCGGAGGCCCTGCCCTCGCCCATGATGCCAGCGGGAGTCTCCCCCATAAGCCATGCCGCCGAGCAGAAACTTTTCACCCCGCCCGACATCAGCCAGCCCGCACCTCTGGCCGCGCCCCTGGCCCAGCCGGGCGTCAGCGCGCCAGCGCAGGCCAGCCCTGACGCCACCACCACTGCCGCGTCAAAAACTTCCGGCGAGCACAGTTGGCTTGACGCCCTTGGCCGTTTGCCCATCCCGGCCCTTGGCAGCGTGCAGGCCGCCCACGCGGCCGCCCAGGATATGCCCGTGCCGCAGACGCCGCCCCTGGGCCAGACGACGCCCTTTGCGCCCGCCGCGCAGACCGCGCCCTATTCCCTGCCCGGAGTCCCGGATATTCCGTCCAACATCCCGCGCGGCCAGGGTACGGACGGCGCGCCCCTGCCGCCGCGCGGCGCTTCCGGCTTCGGCGATTCAAACGCGGGCAGCGTCCCCTCCCTGCCCATGAGCAGCCAGACAGGCGTGCCCGCGCCTCCGACGCCAACCGTGCGCCCGCCGCAAACGCCCACTGATCCCAATATCAAGGCGCAGGAACTGGCCCGCCAGCAACAGGACATTCTCATGCTGCGCCAGCAGATGGATCAGCGCCTCAAGGACATGCAGAGCGCCGAAGAAAAGATGAAGGGCATGATCCGCGAAGCGCGCGGCATTGAGGATGAAAAAATCCGCCGACTCGTGCTCACCTATACTCAGATGAAGCCCAAGGCCGCCGCCAAGGCGCTGGAAAGTATGGACGAACGTGTAGCGGTACGCATTCTCACAGGCATGTCGCCCAAGCAGTCGGGGGACATTCTCACCTACGTCAATCCGGCCAAGACAGCCAAACTGACGGAAATCATCACCCGCATGAAGCTGCCGGAATAA
- the fliJ gene encoding flagellar export protein FliJ, whose protein sequence is MPRRCQKKGGMRVPFRFKMQKVLDYREQLEEEAKVNLAVQRARLAEAQDRLDKIKAELRQAEDRLVGAVLMDAAERWVLEQYVKGLRADAAHEALQVRMLEQLAEEARQLLAERAIDKKLLEKLKERQKQHYAREEQLKEQRTNDETATLRYKAPTL, encoded by the coding sequence ATGCCCCGCAGGTGTCAAAAAAAAGGCGGTATGCGCGTGCCCTTCCGTTTCAAGATGCAAAAAGTGCTGGATTACCGGGAACAACTGGAAGAAGAGGCCAAGGTCAACCTGGCCGTCCAGCGCGCCCGGCTGGCCGAAGCTCAGGATCGCCTGGACAAAATCAAGGCCGAGCTGCGCCAGGCCGAAGACCGCCTTGTGGGCGCTGTTCTTATGGATGCCGCCGAACGCTGGGTGCTTGAGCAATACGTCAAAGGCCTGCGGGCCGACGCCGCGCACGAAGCCCTGCAGGTACGCATGCTGGAACAACTGGCTGAAGAAGCCCGCCAACTGCTGGCCGAACGCGCCATCGACAAAAAGCTGCTGGAAAAGCTCAAGGAAAGGCAAAAGCAGCACTATGCCCGTGAGGAACAATTGAAGGAGCAACGCACCAATGACGAAACAGCCACCCTCCGCTACAAAGCTCCGACTCTCTAA